In Haematobia irritans isolate KBUSLIRL chromosome 1, ASM5000362v1, whole genome shotgun sequence, a genomic segment contains:
- the LOC142227959 gene encoding uncharacterized protein LOC142227959, with protein MDNDDEGHEEMVGDDDYVLKLVVMIDEMVGEASNNAQITRTSNLRRRHHGKHQIINIRNNIQNTELSPSTNTDDMHKLENRCTEILPDSSPIEITSGFQTENVKQTLETIKKKVLMLTLQLYQENHMPRSRVLEIQNSVSMVLLPISNLIENHIIASEVTDDFRHVLNFLKDPFNYIKSEYRFLKTLKERQLYESPKTFQISNIISEMIVNGNPDLCAKSATIYIMPLKFMFESIFKIPKLLQQTLANTEQCLNSNGIYNNYASGQLFKEKVANSGFPLTIPYVLYLDDFQINNPLGSHTFSICGCYINFPTMPQHLLSKLEFIFPVAFIPTADLKKHGNEVSFHHLSQELKKLENGVEITVENKVYSIRFILGLIVGDNLALNSILGFVQSFHSKRYCRVCLRTKEDMKCDKTQFVQILRNDTNYHEDLLKNNFQETGIKNVCIFEDIPSFRVTDNFCFDLMHDVYEGVCVYDVCNILLALINDNIITMDEINSRKELFQFGEIELGNNSLKLDYERLKKFNLKMSASETACFVHFLPPMIGDIIPSGNVHWEVFTTLLQIIEYLLKSSYVESDLVHLEELIKRHHTMYVKLYGYLKPKHHFLVHYPTAIRKCGALKFIWSMRFEAKHKEAKAYLSNTTSRVSLCHSLSIKAGIKAN; from the exons ACATCATGGAAAGCaccaaattataaatattagaaataatattcaaaACACCGAACTGTCTCCAAGTACAAACACAGACGATATGCATAAATTAGAAAACAGGTGTACTGAAATCTTGCCAGATTCAAGTCCAATTGAAATTACAAGCGGATTTCAAACGGAAAACGTAAAACAAACTTTGGAAACAATTAAAAAGAAAGTGTTAATGCTCACATTGCAGTTATACCAAGAAAACCATATGCCCCGAAGTCGTGTTTTGGAAATTCAAAATTCCGTCTCGATGGTACTTTTGCCTATAtcaaatttgatagaaaatcaTATAATTGCAAGTGAAGTTACTGATGATTTTAGACATGTATTGAATTTTCTGAAGGATCCATTTAATTACATTAAAAGCGAATATAGATTTTTAAAGACTCTCAAAGAAAGACAATTATATGAATCGccaaaaacatttcaaattagtAACATTATATCAGAAATGATTGTTAACGGAAACCCAGATTTGTGTGCAAAATCCGCCACCATTTATATAATGcctttaaaatttatgtttgaGTCTATCTTTAAAATTCCGAAACTGTTACAGCAAACTTTAGCAAATACAGAACAATGTTTAAATTCTAATGGTATTTATAATAACTATGCAAGTGGACAGTTGTTTAAAGAAAAAGTTGCAAACAGCGGCTTTCCGCTTACAATTCCATATGTTCTTTATCTGGatgattttcaaataaataatccTTTAGGAAGCCATACCTTTTCTATATGTGGCTGCTATATAAATTTTCCAACAATGCCACAACATTTGCTTTCCAAATTAGAGTTCATATTTCCGGTAGCATTCATACCGACCGCAGACTTAAAAAAACATGGAAATGAAGTTTCATTTCATCATTTATCACAAGAGCTGAAGAAACTAGAAAATGGTGTAGAAATCActgtggaaaataaagtttactCAATACGTTTTATTTTAGGTCTGATCGTTGGAGATAACCTAGCTTTGAACAGTATTCTAGGATTCGTCCAGTCCTTTCACTCGAAACGATATTGTCGTGTTTGTTTAAGAACTAAAGAAGATATGAAATGTGACAAAACACAATTTGTGCAGATCCTACGGAATGATACCAATTATCACGAAGATcttttaaaaaacaattttcaagaAACTGGAATAAAAAACGTTTGTATATTTGAAGATATTCCCAGTTTTCGTGTAACAGATAATTTCTGCTTTGATTTGATGCATGATGTGTACGAAGGGGTATGTGTATATGACGTGTGTAACATTTTACTTGCGTTGATAAATGATAATATTATCACAATGGATGAAATTAATAGCAGAAAGGAACTTTTTCAGTTCGGAGAAATAGAACTTGGTAATAATTCGTTAAAACTAGACTACGAACGATTGAAAAAGTTTAACTTGAAAATGTCTGCTAGTGAAacagcttgttttgttcattttttgcCTCCAATGATAGGTGATATCATTCCTTCTGGAAATGTACATTGGGAAGTTTTCACAACTTTGTTACAAATTATTGAATATCTCCTAAAGTCTAGTTACGTTGAATCTGACCTAGTTCATTTGGAAGAACTAATTAAGAGGCATCATACGATGTATGTTAAATTGTATGGATATCTAAAACCGAAACACCATTTTCTAGTTCACTATCCAACTGCAATTAGAAAGTGCGGAGCTCTTAAATTTATTTGGAGCATGCGCTTTGAAGCTAAACATAAGGAAGCAAAAGCATATCTAAGCAACACAACTTCACGGGTTTCCCTATGTCATTCCTTATCTATTAAAGCAGGAAttaa AGCAAATTAA